A genomic window from Acinetobacter lwoffii includes:
- a CDS encoding DMT family transporter produces MALSDRTQGYVFLVVTMCIWGGFTLTARLNALWQISAWDIVALRFSLAFLILMPILLYRKEAAFLLKKEPFILAMIGGVIYCLFAYSAFHYAPTAHAAIFLNGCIPICTAIMAFFLMGQAFDKHTWASLIIMIVVLCLMSMLMYRETGVAFGAGDGLFFISAILWAIFTVLLRKYQLTAWQAMCGVAIWSAVIYVPIYLLFLPKNLSVPEPKHLLFQTIFHGIFVVIIATLSYVEAIKRLGAFKAGSITNLAPFIAAILAVPLLNETLSLAMVCGLMGMAVGALQPWRWLQHQDSLSRKLAEQKKQS; encoded by the coding sequence ATGGCATTGTCAGACCGTACCCAAGGCTATGTTTTTTTAGTTGTTACCATGTGCATCTGGGGCGGTTTTACTTTAACAGCCCGCCTGAATGCGCTGTGGCAGATCAGTGCTTGGGATATTGTGGCCTTGCGTTTTTCTTTGGCCTTCCTGATTCTGATGCCGATCTTGCTTTATCGTAAAGAGGCCGCTTTTTTACTGAAAAAAGAGCCTTTTATTTTAGCTATGATTGGCGGGGTGATTTATTGCCTGTTTGCCTATAGTGCTTTTCACTACGCACCTACCGCCCATGCTGCAATTTTCTTGAATGGCTGTATTCCGATCTGTACCGCGATCATGGCTTTTTTTCTGATGGGGCAGGCTTTTGATAAACATACCTGGGCCAGCCTGATCATTATGATCGTCGTACTATGTCTCATGAGTATGCTGATGTATCGGGAAACTGGTGTAGCCTTTGGGGCAGGGGACGGGCTGTTTTTTATCAGTGCCATACTTTGGGCGATTTTTACTGTTTTATTGCGTAAATATCAGCTAACTGCATGGCAGGCAATGTGTGGTGTCGCGATCTGGTCGGCAGTGATATATGTGCCGATTTATCTGCTATTTTTACCGAAAAATTTGAGTGTGCCTGAACCCAAGCATTTACTGTTTCAGACCATTTTTCACGGCATATTTGTGGTGATTATTGCTACTTTAAGCTATGTAGAAGCCATCAAGCGTCTTGGTGCATTTAAGGCAGGCAGTATTACCAATCTTGCACCTTTTATTGCGGCAATTCTGGCTGTACCTTTATTAAATGAAACTTTAAGTCTGGCCATGGTGTGTGGCCTGATGGGTATGGCCGTCGGGGCCTTACAGCCGTGGCGCTGGTTACAGCATCAGGACAGTCTGAGCCGAAAATTAGCAGAACAAAAAAAGCAGTCTTAA
- the coaE gene encoding dephospho-CoA kinase (Dephospho-CoA kinase (CoaE) performs the final step in coenzyme A biosynthesis.), whose translation MKFILGLTGGIGSGKSAASQWFEAQGITVVDADVVAREVVEIGQPALTQIQQAFGDWVLLADGSLNRRALREYIFQSPEARKTLESITHPAIRTSIIQQLHAAQSPYAILVSPLLFETNQHELTQHTLLIDATIELQIERASQRDGQNIEQIRNIIAAQMSREQKQTMADDIVLNDGHLDHLYAHLRPLHQKYLNMAAS comes from the coding sequence GTGAAATTTATACTCGGATTAACCGGCGGGATTGGCAGTGGCAAGTCTGCTGCCAGTCAGTGGTTTGAAGCACAAGGGATCACGGTAGTCGATGCCGATGTGGTAGCGCGTGAAGTGGTCGAAATTGGGCAGCCTGCACTTACCCAGATCCAGCAGGCTTTTGGCGATTGGGTACTGCTTGCCGATGGCTCACTGAATCGTCGTGCCTTGCGTGAATATATCTTCCAGTCTCCTGAAGCACGCAAGACCCTGGAAAGTATTACCCATCCGGCAATTCGCACTTCCATTATCCAGCAACTACATGCTGCGCAAAGTCCCTATGCCATTCTGGTTTCACCACTTTTATTTGAAACCAATCAGCACGAACTCACTCAGCATACCTTACTGATTGATGCCACCATCGAACTGCAAATTGAGCGGGCCTCACAACGTGATGGCCAGAATATCGAACAAATTCGCAATATCATTGCCGCCCAAATGTCCCGCGAACAAAAGCAGACCATGGCCGATGATATTGTCCTAAATGATGGTCATCTGGATCATCTCTATGCTCATCTCAGACCATTACATCAAAAATATTTAAACATGGCAGCCAGCTGA
- the pilB gene encoding type IV-A pilus assembly ATPase PilB: MTALQGSPRFTGFIRRLVEEGVISAEDMRSALAHAKQEKIDIVAELINQQQLFPTVIAETISVEFGEPLFDISAYDPAQILRDAIDEKLITKHRILPIFRNSSILYVATSNPTNIEAIDAVRFSTKLNIETIIVEHNKLEKLIEQNFTEESTFEFDEDFDLDVDVESADPNKEEDDSNKGEEAPIVKYINKLLIDAIRMGASDLHFEPYEKIYRVRYRVDGVLRQIATPPLQLANRLSSRLKVMSQMDISEKRVPQDGRIKLKLSKNKAIDFRVNSLPTLFGEKLVLRILDPSSAMLGIDALGYEPEQKDLFMQALDKPQGMLLITGPTGSGKTVSLYTGLNILNREDTNISTAEDPVEINLQGINQVNVNNKVGLTFSAALKSFLRQDPDIVMVGEIRDLETAEIAIKAAQTGHMVMSTLHTNSAPETLTRLRNMGVPSFNIATSVNLVIAQRLARRLCSQCKKPADIPQQSLLEMGFTETDLQQPEFQIYEPVGCNECREGYKGRVGIYEVMKVTPEISRIIMEDGNALEIADASARAGFNNLRRSGLIKVMQGVTSLQEVNRVTSE, from the coding sequence ATGACAGCATTACAGGGGTCGCCAAGATTTACCGGATTTATTCGTCGTTTGGTCGAGGAAGGCGTCATCTCGGCTGAAGATATGCGCAGTGCATTAGCGCATGCCAAACAAGAAAAAATCGATATTGTGGCTGAGTTAATTAACCAGCAGCAACTTTTTCCAACCGTCATTGCTGAAACGATTTCAGTCGAATTTGGCGAACCGCTGTTTGATATCAGTGCCTATGATCCTGCTCAAATTCTTCGGGATGCGATTGATGAAAAGCTGATTACCAAGCATCGCATTCTGCCGATTTTTAGAAATTCCAGTATTTTATATGTTGCGACCAGTAACCCGACCAATATCGAAGCGATTGATGCAGTCCGCTTTTCCACCAAACTCAATATTGAAACCATTATTGTTGAACACAATAAACTTGAAAAACTGATCGAGCAGAATTTTACCGAAGAAAGTACCTTTGAATTCGATGAAGACTTTGATCTGGATGTTGATGTCGAATCTGCTGATCCGAATAAAGAAGAGGATGACAGTAACAAGGGTGAAGAAGCACCGATTGTCAAATATATTAATAAATTACTAATTGATGCGATCCGTATGGGGGCTTCAGACTTACATTTTGAACCTTATGAAAAAATCTATCGGGTACGTTACCGGGTAGATGGGGTATTACGCCAGATTGCAACACCACCACTACAGCTGGCAAATCGCTTGTCTTCGCGTCTTAAAGTCATGTCGCAAATGGACATTTCTGAAAAACGGGTACCGCAAGATGGTCGTATTAAATTAAAACTTTCTAAAAATAAAGCCATTGATTTCCGTGTCAACTCTCTCCCTACCCTGTTTGGTGAGAAGCTGGTACTGCGAATTCTGGATCCCTCCAGCGCGATGTTGGGAATTGATGCACTAGGTTATGAACCGGAACAAAAAGACCTTTTTATGCAAGCGCTGGACAAACCGCAAGGCATGCTCCTGATCACTGGTCCAACAGGTTCCGGTAAAACCGTTTCACTGTATACCGGTCTGAATATCCTCAATCGTGAAGATACCAATATTTCGACAGCGGAAGATCCGGTCGAGATTAACTTACAAGGCATTAATCAAGTCAACGTCAACAATAAAGTTGGTCTTACCTTCTCTGCCGCACTGAAGTCCTTCTTACGTCAAGACCCGGACATCGTAATGGTCGGTGAGATCCGGGATCTGGAAACTGCCGAGATTGCGATTAAAGCGGCGCAGACCGGTCATATGGTGATGTCGACCTTGCATACCAATAGTGCGCCTGAGACCTTGACCCGTTTACGAAACATGGGGGTGCCCTCTTTCAATATTGCCACTTCAGTAAACCTGGTCATTGCACAACGGTTGGCGCGTCGTTTGTGTTCACAATGCAAGAAACCTGCAGATATTCCGCAACAAAGCTTACTGGAGATGGGCTTTACCGAAACCGACTTGCAGCAACCTGAGTTCCAAATTTATGAACCGGTGGGCTGCAATGAATGTCGTGAAGGCTATAAGGGTCGTGTAGGTATTTATGAAGTTATGAAAGTAACACCCGAAATTTCCAGAATTATTATGGAGGACGGCAATGCACTTGAAATTGCAGATGCTTCCGCACGTGCAGGTTTTAACAATTTACGCCGGTCAGGTTTAATCAAGGTGATGCAGGGGGTGACTTCTTTACAGGAAGTCAATCGTGTCACCAGCGAATGA
- the rlmB gene encoding 23S rRNA (guanosine(2251)-2'-O)-methyltransferase RlmB, producing MAKPEYFYGVHSVESLLELEPERVLTLFTLKGRDDQRLKRVLELAEPFGISVQQASRDKLEKLAGQPFHQGVVAAVRAHPTLNEKDLESLLSANPQALLLALDHITDPHNLGACIRTAAAMGVEAVIAPRDRSATLTPTARKVAAGGADKVKFIQVTNLARTLGQIKEDFNVRVVGTMLDEKALPIQNFDFTGTGVCIVMGAEDTGLRPITQSQCDQTVYIPMAGNLQSLNVSVATGMALYEACRQRNL from the coding sequence ATGGCAAAACCTGAATATTTTTATGGCGTACATTCAGTGGAGTCATTGTTAGAGCTTGAGCCTGAACGTGTCTTGACATTATTCACTCTCAAAGGACGCGATGATCAGCGTTTAAAGCGTGTACTGGAACTGGCTGAACCGTTTGGGATCAGTGTGCAGCAAGCCAGCCGTGACAAACTGGAGAAACTGGCCGGGCAACCGTTTCATCAGGGGGTCGTAGCCGCAGTTCGTGCTCATCCAACCCTGAATGAAAAAGATCTTGAATCCTTGTTGAGTGCGAATCCTCAAGCGTTGTTATTGGCCCTCGATCATATTACCGATCCGCATAATCTCGGTGCCTGTATCCGTACAGCCGCTGCAATGGGCGTTGAGGCAGTGATTGCGCCACGTGATCGTTCTGCAACGTTAACCCCGACTGCACGTAAAGTGGCTGCAGGTGGTGCGGACAAAGTCAAATTCATTCAGGTCACCAATCTGGCGCGTACTTTGGGTCAAATCAAAGAAGATTTTAATGTTCGTGTTGTCGGAACTATGCTGGATGAAAAAGCGCTGCCGATTCAAAATTTTGATTTTACCGGTACTGGCGTCTGTATCGTGATGGGTGCGGAAGATACTGGCCTACGTCCAATTACGCAAAGCCAATGTGATCAGACCGTGTATATTCCGATGGCAGGTAATCTGCAAAGTCTGAATGTCAGTGTGGCTACAGGCATGGCGCTGTATGAAGCCTGCCGTCAACGTAACCTTTAA
- the tpiA gene encoding triose-phosphate isomerase: protein MSVSTITPWVIGNWKMNPVQADALSLVRGIKNLLETAPIAEDQCHLGVAPIAIALSQIQAELSSAVRPIYTVAQDVSRISGTGPYTGEVSAELLADSQIHYVLVGHSERREIFAENADILNAKIKNALSAGLTVIYCVGESLEQREAGQAEAVVLQQICDIAAVVEAEQWKNIVIAYEPIWAIGTGKTASPEDAQAMHAQIRQGLSQITGYGATMAILYGGSVKPENAVELAACPDINGALVGGASLNAESFHKIAHAFANTQ, encoded by the coding sequence ATGTCGGTTTCGACGATTACCCCTTGGGTGATAGGTAACTGGAAAATGAATCCGGTGCAGGCAGATGCATTGAGCTTGGTGCGTGGTATTAAGAATTTGCTGGAAACTGCGCCAATTGCCGAAGATCAATGTCATTTAGGTGTGGCACCGATTGCCATTGCCTTAAGCCAGATTCAGGCAGAGCTGTCATCTGCGGTTCGTCCGATTTATACCGTAGCACAAGATGTTTCACGTATTTCTGGAACAGGTCCCTACACTGGTGAAGTCAGTGCTGAATTGTTGGCCGATAGTCAAATTCACTATGTACTAGTGGGTCATTCTGAACGCCGTGAAATATTTGCGGAAAATGCTGATATTTTAAATGCGAAAATCAAGAATGCCTTAAGTGCCGGTTTGACCGTGATTTATTGCGTTGGTGAAAGCCTGGAACAACGTGAAGCAGGGCAGGCAGAAGCTGTAGTGCTACAACAGATTTGTGATATTGCTGCTGTGGTTGAAGCTGAGCAATGGAAAAATATCGTGATTGCCTATGAACCGATCTGGGCAATTGGAACTGGTAAAACTGCTTCTCCTGAAGATGCACAGGCCATGCATGCACAAATCCGTCAAGGTTTAAGCCAGATCACTGGTTATGGCGCGACGATGGCGATTTTATATGGTGGTAGTGTCAAGCCGGAAAATGCAGTAGAGTTAGCAGCCTGCCCAGATATCAACGGGGCATTGGTCGGTGGTGCATCACTCAATGCTGAGTCGTTCCATAAAATTGCTCATGCATTTGCAAATACACAATAA
- the rimP gene encoding ribosome maturation factor RimP, protein MKLSNKTQALQDLIAPAVEACNVNLWGIEFLPQGKCSLLRIYIDKPVDESVAPAINEDGEEEQGRGIGVQDCVRVTQQVGAMLDVHDPISGEYSLEVSSPGWDRPFFQLEQMSGYIGHTVALRLISAVDNRRKFQAKLVAVDLENEMIQVEVEKQQVLEIDSHNIDKANLVFQD, encoded by the coding sequence ATGAAGCTATCAAATAAAACTCAAGCACTTCAGGACTTGATTGCACCAGCAGTTGAAGCCTGTAATGTAAACCTTTGGGGGATTGAATTCCTGCCACAGGGTAAATGTTCGTTATTACGTATCTACATCGACAAGCCAGTCGATGAGAGCGTTGCACCAGCAATCAATGAAGATGGTGAAGAAGAGCAGGGGCGTGGTATTGGCGTTCAGGATTGTGTGCGTGTCACGCAGCAAGTGGGTGCAATGCTGGATGTTCATGATCCGATCTCGGGTGAATATTCACTTGAAGTATCTTCGCCAGGCTGGGACCGTCCATTCTTCCAGCTCGAGCAGATGTCAGGCTATATCGGTCATACCGTAGCACTACGTTTGATCAGTGCGGTAGATAACCGTCGTAAATTCCAGGCCAAACTGGTTGCTGTCGATCTTGAAAATGAAATGATTCAGGTTGAAGTAGAAAAGCAACAGGTATTGGAGATCGACAGTCACAATATCGATAAAGCAAATTTGGTCTTCCAAGATTAA
- a CDS encoding type II secretion system F family protein, whose product MAAVKKGQMMPIFSYEGIDRKGAKIKGELPAKNMALAKVTLRKQGISIKTIREKKKNILEGLMKKKVSTLDITIFTRQLATMMKAGVPLVQGFEIVAEGLENPAMREVVLGIKGEVEGGNTFAGALRKYPQYFDNLFCSLVESGEQSGALETMLDRVAIYKEKSELLKQKIKKAMKYPAAVVVVALIVTIILMVKVVPVFQDLFSSFGADLPAFTKMVVNMSEWMQKYWFLLIIAIGAVITAFLEAKKRSKKFRDFLDKAALKAPIFGDLVYKAIIARYSRTLATTFAAGVPLIDALESTAGATNNVVYEDAVMKIREDVATGQQLQFAMRVTNKFPSMAVQMVAIGEESGALDAMLDKVATHYENEVDNAVDGLTSMMEPLIMAVLGVLVGGLVIAMYLPIFQMGSVV is encoded by the coding sequence ATGGCAGCAGTAAAGAAAGGCCAGATGATGCCGATCTTCAGCTATGAAGGAATTGATCGTAAAGGGGCAAAGATCAAGGGGGAATTGCCAGCAAAAAATATGGCTCTGGCCAAGGTCACCCTTCGGAAACAAGGCATCAGCATCAAGACCATTCGGGAAAAGAAAAAAAATATCCTTGAAGGCTTGATGAAGAAAAAAGTCTCAACACTGGATATTACAATTTTTACCCGACAGTTGGCGACCATGATGAAAGCCGGGGTACCACTGGTACAAGGCTTTGAAATTGTCGCAGAAGGTCTGGAAAATCCGGCGATGCGTGAAGTTGTACTAGGAATTAAAGGTGAGGTTGAAGGCGGTAATACTTTTGCCGGAGCACTGCGCAAATATCCACAATATTTCGACAACCTATTCTGTTCACTGGTCGAATCTGGTGAACAATCTGGTGCTTTAGAAACCATGCTAGATCGCGTTGCGATTTACAAAGAAAAAAGCGAACTACTCAAGCAAAAAATCAAAAAAGCCATGAAATATCCTGCTGCGGTGGTTGTAGTCGCCCTAATTGTTACCATCATTCTGATGGTCAAAGTGGTCCCGGTTTTCCAGGATTTATTCTCTTCATTTGGTGCGGACTTACCGGCTTTTACCAAAATGGTGGTCAATATGTCGGAATGGATGCAAAAGTATTGGTTCCTGCTGATTATCGCCATTGGGGCCGTGATTACCGCTTTTCTTGAAGCGAAAAAACGCAGCAAGAAATTCCGCGATTTTCTGGATAAGGCCGCACTCAAAGCCCCGATTTTTGGTGACCTGGTGTATAAAGCGATTATTGCACGTTATAGCCGCACTTTGGCCACGACTTTCGCAGCTGGTGTTCCCTTGATTGATGCACTGGAATCCACTGCCGGCGCTACCAATAACGTCGTGTATGAAGATGCCGTGATGAAAATCCGTGAAGATGTCGCCACAGGTCAACAACTACAGTTTGCCATGCGCGTGACCAACAAATTCCCATCCATGGCAGTACAAATGGTCGCGATTGGTGAAGAATCTGGTGCACTAGATGCCATGCTAGACAAAGTAGCCACACATTATGAAAATGAAGTCGACAATGCAGTTGACGGCTTAACCTCGATGATGGAACCGCTCATTATGGCTGTTCTCGGTGTGCTTGTCGGTGGTCTGGTGATTGCCATGTACCTTCCAATTTTCCAAATGGGTTCTGTGGTTTAA
- the nusA gene encoding transcription termination factor NusA: MAREILTVVETVSNEKGVPREAIFEALEQALVAATKKKFYEGTHSEEARLRVEIDRKTGDYRTFRQWEVVADEDHEMPACQDAISDVDPAKWSIGDIRELEVESIDFGRIAAQIAKQVIVQKIREAERALVADAYESKVGELIYGEVKKQTKDGFIIDLGDNAEAYLAREEMIPKEILRPKQRVNAILFNVNREGRGAQLQLSRAKPDMLIALMKKEIPEISEEIIEIKAAARQPGVRAKIAVKTNDHRIDPVGACIGMRGTRIQAVQQELNGERIDVVVWSDDPAQYIASALEPADVSSIVIDEDARTADIIFATSDQLARAIGSQGQNVRLASELTGYKLDMMLEEEYYARQQNEAQQYLDMFVTRLDIAEDLAMALVEMGFTSLEEIAYVPAETFDEIELDAELVELLQSRAKEIALADALQQQENIQAPSEELVAMEGMTVEIAQALAARGVVTVDDLADQATDDIEDIEGLGAEKAGQLIMKARESWFN, encoded by the coding sequence ATGGCACGTGAAATTCTGACCGTCGTTGAAACGGTTAGTAACGAAAAAGGTGTACCTCGTGAAGCGATCTTTGAAGCGCTTGAGCAAGCTTTAGTTGCTGCGACAAAGAAAAAATTCTACGAAGGAACACATTCGGAAGAAGCACGTTTACGTGTGGAAATCGATCGTAAAACAGGTGACTATCGTACTTTCCGTCAGTGGGAAGTGGTTGCAGACGAAGACCATGAAATGCCAGCTTGTCAGGATGCCATCTCTGATGTTGATCCGGCAAAATGGTCGATTGGCGACATTCGTGAGCTTGAAGTTGAATCGATTGACTTCGGTCGTATTGCAGCGCAAATTGCCAAGCAAGTGATCGTACAGAAGATCCGTGAAGCAGAACGTGCACTCGTAGCCGATGCTTACGAATCTAAAGTCGGCGAGCTGATCTACGGTGAAGTGAAAAAACAAACCAAAGACGGCTTTATCATTGACCTAGGTGACAATGCTGAAGCGTATCTTGCTCGCGAAGAAATGATTCCGAAAGAAATCCTTCGTCCGAAGCAACGCGTGAATGCGATTCTATTCAATGTCAACCGTGAAGGTCGTGGTGCGCAGTTACAACTGTCACGTGCTAAACCGGATATGCTGATTGCATTGATGAAGAAAGAAATCCCTGAGATTTCTGAAGAAATTATTGAAATTAAAGCGGCGGCTCGCCAACCAGGCGTTCGTGCTAAAATTGCAGTGAAAACCAATGACCACCGTATTGACCCGGTGGGTGCTTGTATTGGTATGCGTGGTACCCGTATTCAAGCTGTACAGCAAGAGCTCAATGGCGAGCGTATTGATGTGGTAGTTTGGTCGGATGATCCTGCGCAATATATCGCAAGTGCATTGGAACCAGCAGATGTATCGAGTATTGTCATCGATGAAGATGCACGTACTGCAGATATCATTTTCGCAACCAGCGATCAGTTGGCACGTGCGATTGGTTCACAAGGTCAGAACGTTCGTCTGGCATCTGAATTGACTGGCTACAAGCTGGACATGATGCTGGAAGAGGAATACTACGCCCGTCAACAAAACGAAGCGCAACAATATTTAGACATGTTTGTTACCCGTCTGGATATCGCGGAAGATTTGGCGATGGCATTGGTAGAAATGGGCTTCACCTCGCTTGAAGAAATTGCTTATGTTCCTGCAGAAACGTTTGATGAAATCGAACTGGATGCGGAACTGGTTGAACTACTGCAAAGCCGTGCGAAAGAAATTGCACTTGCTGATGCATTACAACAGCAAGAGAACATACAAGCGCCAAGTGAAGAACTTGTTGCAATGGAAGGCATGACAGTAGAGATCGCGCAAGCGCTAGCAGCTCGTGGTGTGGTAACAGTGGATGATTTAGCAGATCAGGCGACTGACGATATCGAAGATATTGAAGGTTTGGGTGCTGAGAAAGCAGGTCAACTCATTATGAAAGCGCGCGAATCATGGTTTAACTAG
- the secG gene encoding preprotein translocase subunit SecG translates to MQTFVLVVHIILAVLMIVLILVQHGKGADAGASFGGGGAATVFGASGSGNFMTRLTAIFTALFFVTSLTLAILAKQQTSNAYSLGSVQSAPTTPVQSNETSPTAPETTE, encoded by the coding sequence ATGCAAACTTTTGTGCTGGTAGTACATATTATCTTAGCTGTTTTGATGATTGTCTTGATTTTGGTTCAGCATGGTAAAGGTGCAGATGCTGGTGCCTCTTTCGGTGGCGGTGGTGCAGCGACAGTATTCGGAGCATCGGGTTCGGGTAATTTCATGACCCGTTTGACTGCAATTTTTACTGCACTGTTTTTCGTAACCAGTCTGACTTTGGCGATTTTAGCCAAGCAACAAACCTCGAATGCCTATAGTTTGGGATCGGTTCAGTCTGCGCCGACCACACCTGTACAATCGAATGAAACTTCACCAACTGCACCAGAAACGACCGAATAG
- a CDS encoding prepilin peptidase, with amino-acid sequence MHDFLQYFIQNPTALYIAVGLFSLCIGSFLNVVIYRTPKMMEQEWRTDCQMFLHPEQPVIDETKLSLSKPASACPKCHQPIRWYQNIPVISWLVLRGKCSNCQNPISIRYPLVEILTAVCALLVVAVFGPTLQMLFGLILTYVLIALTFIDFDTQLLPDRYTLPLAALGLGVNSYALYTLPGAAIWGYIIGFLCLWVVYYAFKIVTGKEGMGYGDFKLLAALGAWMGPLLLPLIVLLSSLVGAIIGIILLKVRKENQPFAFGPYIAIAGWIAFLWGEQIMKVYLGQ; translated from the coding sequence ATGCACGATTTTCTTCAATATTTTATTCAAAACCCAACGGCGTTGTATATCGCAGTTGGGCTTTTTAGTTTATGTATCGGCAGCTTTCTGAATGTCGTGATTTACCGCACTCCCAAGATGATGGAACAGGAATGGCGTACTGATTGCCAGATGTTCCTGCATCCGGAACAGCCGGTGATTGATGAAACTAAGTTAAGTTTAAGCAAACCCGCTTCAGCTTGCCCCAAGTGTCATCAGCCAATCCGCTGGTACCAGAATATTCCCGTCATTAGCTGGCTGGTCCTGCGCGGAAAATGTAGCAACTGCCAGAATCCGATCAGCATCCGTTATCCTTTGGTTGAAATTCTGACGGCAGTTTGTGCACTCCTTGTCGTAGCAGTATTTGGCCCTACCCTACAAATGCTGTTTGGCCTGATCCTGACTTATGTGCTGATCGCACTCACTTTTATTGATTTTGACACCCAGTTATTGCCTGACCGTTATACTTTACCCTTGGCCGCGCTAGGTTTGGGGGTAAATAGTTATGCACTTTATACCTTACCCGGTGCTGCCATCTGGGGCTATATTATTGGTTTCCTGTGTCTGTGGGTGGTGTATTATGCATTTAAAATCGTTACCGGCAAGGAAGGTATGGGCTATGGCGATTTTAAATTGCTTGCCGCCCTGGGTGCCTGGATGGGGCCTTTATTACTGCCTTTAATTGTGCTGCTGTCTTCTCTGGTTGGTGCGATTATCGGGATTATCCTACTGAAAGTCCGCAAGGAAAATCAGCCTTTTGCCTTTGGTCCCTATATCGCGATTGCCGGCTGGATTGCTTTTTTGTGGGGCGAGCAGATTATGAAAGTGTATTTAGGTCAATAA